The nucleotide sequence CGGGGTGTCGAAGCCCGCAATCATGCGCAAAAGCGTGGTCTTGCCGCAACCAGAAGGCCCTAAAAGGCTGAAAAACTCCCCATCGCGCACCTCTAGGCTGACGTTGTCCACCGCCTTGACCTCGCCAAAGCGCTTGGTCACGCCCACAAGCCGCAACGCAAAGCTATCCCCCAGCTTGCGCTCCCGCCTCCGGCGAAACAGCGTCTCCACAGGGCCAAGTCTACGGGCTACCCCCGCGGGGGGCAACCTTAGCCCCCCCCTTGACGAAGTTCTTAGGGCTCGCTAGTATCTTTTTTGCCTGGTTTGGCCCTGAGCCGGGATGGCGGAATTGGTAGACGCGCATGATTCAGGGTCATGTGCCCGCAAGGGTGTGCAGGTTCAAGTCCTGTTCCCGGCACCAACCCCCCTTTAGGGGGGTTTTCTGTTTGGCCTGCCCCGCTTTACCCTTCCACCTAAGGGTGCTATTCTTAAGGGGATAGCTCCCAAGACACCTGGGGGGTGGGTCGCAAGCCCACCCCCCTCGCTTGGGGGAGGAGGTGAAGTGTGGAGCCGGAAAACCCCCAAAGGGGGCCAAGCTTGCCGCAAGGGCTCGAAGAGATGGCCCAGAAAGCCCTGGCCCCGCTCGGCTACGACGTGCTGGAAGCGGGGCTTCGGACAGCAGGGCGCTCCAAAGTCTTCCTCGTGCGCATTGAGCGCCGGGACGAAGCACCCGTGAGCGTAGGGGACCTCGAGCGGGCCAGCCAGGCCCTTTCGAGCCTCCTCGACCAGCACGACCCCATCCAGGGGCGATACCTGCTCCAGGTGGAGTCCCCCGGCCCCGAGCGGCCCCTTTTGACCGCCCGCCACTTTGAGCGCTTCATGGGCCTGAGGGTCCGGGTGCGAACCCCTGAGGGGCCCTTCACCGCCCGGATTAAGGGGGTAGCAGGGGATGAAGTGGAGCTCGAGCTGGAAAACCGGGAGATCCGCAAGCTGCGGCTCAACAGCTTCAAAGCCAACCTAGCTGAATGGCCGGAGCGGCCCAGATAAAAGGAGGAAGCCCGTGAAAAAGGAATTCATAGACGCCCTAGCCCAGGTCGCCCACGAGCGCGGGGTCACCGCCGAAGAGCTCATCGCCAACTTCGAGGAGGCCCTGAGGCTGGCCTACCTGCGGCAGAAGGGGTTCCGCACCAAGGACGTGGAGGAGGAGGGCAAGGGACCTCTGGTAGAGGTCCACCTAGACCCGCAGCAGGGCAGCCTGGAGGTGCTCGAAATCAAGCGGGTGGTGGAGAAGGTCCAGGACCCCGACAAGGAGATCGACCTGGCCACGGCCCGGCAGTACGACCCCGAGGTCGCGGTGGGCGAGGAGATGGAGTTCCCCATAGACCCGAAGGAGTTCAGCCTCATCGCCCTGCAAATCGCCAAACAGGTGCTCACCCAGCGCCTCAAGGAGGCCGAGCGCACCCGGGTCTACAACGAGTACAAGGACAAGGAAGGCGAGGTGCTCACCGGCACCGTGGCCCGGGTGGACAACCGCGGCAACGTCTACGTGGAGCTCGGGCGGGGCGAGGCCCTGATGCCCCCCAAGGAGCAGATCCCCACCGAGCGCTACCACCCTGGCCAGCGCATCAAGGTCTACCTCAAGCAGGTCCAGCGCTCCTCCAAAGGCCCCAGCCTGGTGGTCTCCCGCGCCCACGAGGAACTCCTGCGCTACCTGCTGCGACAGGAGGTGCCCGAGATTGCCGAGGGCATCGTGGAGGTCAAGGCCATCGCGCGCGAACCGGGCAGCCGCAGCAAGGTAGCGGTGATGAGCCACAACCCCAACGTGGACCCCATCGGGGCCTGCATCGGCCACAAGGGTCAGCGCATCCAGTCGGTCTCGGCAGAGCTGGGACGCGAGCGGGTGGACATCATCCAGTGGAGCTCCAGCCCCAAAGAGTTCATCCGCAACGCCCTCTCGCCGGCCACGGTGGGCGAGATTACCCTGGAGACCGGGGAGGACGGCAAGGCCCGGGCCCGGGTGGTGGTGGCCAAGGACCAGCACTCCTTGGCCATCGGCAAGGCGGGGCAGAACGTCCGCCTAGCCTCCAGGCTCACCGGCTACGAGATTGACTTTGAGGAGGCCGAGGAAATCACCGACCTCGATGCGGCCTTCCTCAAAGCAGCCGAGAAGGAGGAGGCCCTCAGGGTCTCGCAGGACGCCAAGAACCGCTTCGAGAGCCTGTTCAAGGACAGCGAGTAAAGCAGCCCGATGCCTGCCTCCAAGCACATCCCCTTCCGCCAGTGCGTGGCCTGCCGTGCGCGCAGGCCCAAACGCGAGCTGCTGCGAATCGTGCTGACCCAGGCAGGCCCGGTGATAGACCCCACGGGACGCAGGCCGGGCCGGGGGGCCTATGTCTGTCCCGACAGACCCGAGTGCTGGGCAGAAAAGAAGCTGCGCCGACTGGCTGGGGCCAGGGCTGCCGAGCTTTCCCTGGCCTTACAGGCCCTGCTCAAAGACCTGGCCAACCCAGACCACTCCAAAGGAGGTGCACATGGCCAAGATCCGAATCTATCAGCTCGCCAAAGAGCTGGGGATGAACAACGAGGAGCTACTTAAGCTCCTGGACGAGATGGGCGTGACCTACAAGTCGCACGCCAGCACGCTAGAGGAAGACACCGCCCAAGCCGTCAAGGAACTCATCGGCGAACAGCGTGTGGCCGAGGCGGCCCGCCGGGCTGAGGAGGCCCGCAAAGCCATCCCCCGCCGCCCACCGGTGGTGGTGATTATGGGCCACGTGGACCACGGTAAGACCAGCCTGCTGGACTACCTGCGCAAAAGCCGCATCGCCGAGAAGGAGGCTGGCGGCATCACCCAGCACGTGGGGGCCTTTGAGGTCAAAACCGAAGGCGGCACGGTGGTCTTCATCGACACCCCGGGCCACGAGGCCTTCACCACCATCCGCCAGCGCGGGGCCAAGGTGGCCGATATTGCGGTAATTGTGATTGCCGCGACGGAAGGGGTTATGCCCCAGACCAAAGAGGCCATCGCCCACGCCAAAGCCGCAGGGGCCAAGATCATCTACGCTGCCAACAAGATGGACCTGCCCGGGGCCGACCTCAACCGGGTTTATCAGGACCTGATGCAGCTGGGTATCGTCCCGGTGGCCTATGGGGGGGACGCCGAGGTGCTGCCGATATCGGCCAAAACCGGCCAGGGCGTCCCCGAGCTTTTGGAGACCATCTTGCTCATGGCCGAGCTGGAGGACCTGCGGGCCGACCCCAAGGCCGAGGCCCAGGGGGTGATCCTGGAGTCGCGCATGGACAAGCAGGCTGGGGTACTGGTGAGCCTGCTGGTGCAGCAGGGCACCCTGCGGGTGGGTGACTATGTGGTGGCGGGGGAGCACTGGGGCAAGATCCGGGCCATGTCGGATGCCGACGGCAAGCGGCGGAACGAGGCCGGCCCCGGCAGCGCGGTGCAGGTGCTGGGCTTTTCCGAGCTGCCCACCGCTGGGGAGACCTTTACCTGGGTACCCGACCAGGTAGCGGCCAAGGAGATCACCGAGGAGCGGGTAGAGGAGCGCCAGGCCAGACGCCAGGCTGAGACCAGCCGGGTGCGCAACCTAGCCGACCTGATGCGGCGAATGCGCGAGGATGAACGGGAAATCAACCTGATTCTCCGGGCCGACACCCAAGGCTCCCTGGAGGCCATCCAGAACATCCTGGCCAAGGAGTCAAACGAGAAGGTGCGCATAAACATCCTGCTGGCCGCGGTGGGGGCCCCCAGCGAATCGGACGTGCTGCTGGCCTCTACTGCGGAGGGGGCCATCCTCTCTTTCAACGTGAATCCCAGCGGCTCGGTGCGGAAGATGGCCGAGCAAAAGGGGGTACCCCTGCAAAGCTTCCGCATCATCTACGAGCTCATCGACGAGATTCGCCGGATGGTCAAGGGGCAACAGGAGCCGGTCTTCAAGGAAGAGGTTCTGGGTACGGCCGAGGTGCGGGCCATCTTCCGGCTCTCCCGGGGAACCGTGGCGGGGTGCATGGTAACTTCGGGGAAGATCACCCGCAGCGCGGACATCCGGGTGCTGCGCAAGGGCAAGGAAATCTGGCGCGGCAAGATCGAGAGCCTGAAGCGCCTCAAGGACGATGTGCGCGAGGTGAGCCAGGGGTTCGAGTGCGGGGTGATGCTCGAGGGCTTCGCCGACTTCCAGGAAGGGGATATCCTGGAGGCGAGCCAGCAGGTTGAGGTCACGGCGGGGTAGGGGATGTCTTTGCGCGGGCTGGCCCTGGCTGCCCTGGCCCTTTTAGCCTTGGGCCCGGGGCTTTGGGGGTTTGCGCGAAAAGCCAGCCCCGGCGAAGCGGGCCTGAGCCCGGTCTCCCTGCCCCAGCCGGTGCTCGAGGCCAAACCCAAGCCAGCCCAGCAGGGCGCCCCCGCCCCGCTGGGCGGCCTCCTCGCCCCACCGCCGGCCCAACGGCCCTCCCCAAAGCTCCAAAGCAGCCCGCCCACCCTGCCTGCCCGGCCCCTGTACCTCCTATACCGGCGATTGCAAACCGACGGGGGCTAGGGGCAAGGCCTTCCCAAGCCGGCCTTTAGACCCAAGCCCTCCTTGCTGAATCAGGTACGCATATGAACCGCCGTTGGAAAGCCATCTTCCTCATCGCCCTTTTTCTAGCCGCCCTGGTGGGCCTCTTCCGCCCCTGGGAGCCGCGCAACCCCCAAAACGCCCTTCTGCCCCGGGATGGGCTGATCCGCCTGGGGCTCGACCTGCAGGGGGGGCTGCGCATTACCCTGCAGGCCGTGGGCCAGAGCGCCGATGCCCAGACCGCCCGCAGCGAGATAGAGGTAGCCCGCACGGTCATCGAGAACCGGGTCAACGCCATCGGGGTGGCCGAGCCTTTGGTGCAGATCCAGGGCAGCGACCGCATCATCGTAGAGCTGCCCGGCCTGAGGCAGGACCAGCAACAACGGGCCCTGGACCTGATCGGACAAACTGCGCGGCTCGAGTTCCGCATCGTGAACCCCGGGGCCAGCGGCCTCACCGTGGCCCAGATTAACGAACAACTGCGCAACTCGGGGCTTACAGGCTCAGCCCTGGCCGAGCGCCGGGCCGAACTGGAGAAGAACCTCTACAAGCTGGAAGACCTGGGCCCCCCCCTTCTTACCGGCACCGACCTGCGCACCGCCAGCGCCACCTTTGACCAGTTTGGCCGTCCGCAGGTCTCCATGGAGTTCACCCCCGAAGGGGCCAAGAAGTTCGAGGAGGTCACCCGGGCCAACGTAAACCGCCAGCTTGCGGTGGTGCTGGACGGCAAGGTCTACACCGCCCCGGTCATCCGCACCGCCATCGCCGGAGGCCAGGCGGTCATCGAGGGCCTGGGCAGCGTGCAGGAGGCCTCGGATATCGCGCTGGTGCTCCGCTCGGGCTCGCTGCCGGTGAAGCTCGAGGTCGCCGAAACCCGCGCCATCGGCCCCACCCTGGGCCAGGACGCCATCAGCGCCGGCATCCGGGCGGGGGCCATCGGGGCTGTGCTGCTCTTTGTGCTCCTCTTCGCTTACTACGGCTTCTGGATGGGGCTGGTGGCCGCCCTCGGCCTGCTCTACACCGCCGTGCTCCTCCTGGCGGCCATCTCCCTTTTGCAAGCCACCCTCACCCTGCCGGGCATCGCCGGGCTGATTCTCACCCTGGGGGCCGCCGTGGACGGCAACGTGCTCTCCTTTGAGCGCATCAAGGAAGAGCTGAAGCTGGGCAAGAAGTTCCGCCAGGCCATTCCGGGAGGCTTCTCCCACTCCATCGTCACCATCCTGGACGTGAACATGTGCCACCTCCTGGCTGCCGCCGCCCTCTACCAGTACAGCACCGGGCCGGTACGGGGCTTTGCGGTGATGCTGGCTTTGGGGGTGGTGACCTCGGTATTTTCCAACCTGGTCTTCAGCCGCTGGTTGCTGGAGACCATCGCCGAGCGGCGCGAGGTCCGCCCCCCCTACTGGCTCTGGGGCACCCGAATCGACTTCCTCAAGGCCAGCCGCTACGTGACCGCAGCCTCCCTGGGCCTGGCGGTGGTGGCGGCCGGGGTGGTCTTCGTGAAGGGCTTCAACTACGGCATCGACTTCACCGGGGGCACCGCCTTCACCATCCGGGTGCCCGAGAACGTGCGCGCCGAGCAGATTCGAAGCTTCCTGGACGGGGTAGGAATTGCTGAGATCCGGGGGGCTGAGTCGGTCATCACCTCGCTTTCCAGCGTCTCGGGCAACGAGTACTCGGTGCGGGTGCGCCAGGTGAGCGAGACCGAGCGGATTGAGCTGGAGAAAAAGTTCCAGGAAAGCCTCGGGGCCACGGTGCTCCAGTCCGAAACAGTGGGGCCGGCCATCGGGGCTGAGCTCAGGCGCAACACCATCTACGCGGTGCTGATAGGCCTGGCGCTCATCCTCATCTACGTGGCCTTCCGCTTCGACTGGGTCTTCGGGGTGGCGAGCGTAATCGCGGTAGGGCACGACGTGGCCATCGTGGCCGGGATGTACAGCCTGCTAGGCCTCGAGTTCTCCATCCCCACCGTGGCGGTACTCCTGACCATTGTGGGCTTCTCCATCAACGACTCGGTGATTATCTCCGACCGCATCCGGGAAAACCTGAGGCTCATGCGGGGTAAGACCTACTACGAGGTGGTGAACACCTCCATCAACCAAACCCTCTCCCGCACCCTCATGACCTCGCTCTCCACCATGCTGCCCATCCTGGCCCTCTTGTTCCTGGGAGGCCCGGTGCTGCGCGATTTCTCTCTGGCCATCTTCGTGGGCTTCATCGTGGGTACCTACTCGTCCATCTACGTGGTCTCGGCCCTGGTGGTCTGGTACAAGACCCGGGAGGCCCGCAGGGCCAAGCCCAAGGCCGCCTAATAGCCCTCCCCCCAGCCTGGGGGGAGGAGCTTTATTCCCACTCGATGGTGGCGGGCGGCTTGCTGGTGATGTCGTAGACCACCCGGCCTATCTCGGGCACCTGGCGGGTGATCCTGCGGGCCACCTGGTCCAGGAACTCCAAGGGCAGCCGGGCCCAGTCGGCGGTCATGAAGTCCACCGTGGTCACCGCCCTCAGGGCCAGCACGTACCCGTAGCTCCGCTCATCCCCTACCACCCCTACGCTTTGCAGGGGGGTGAGGATGGCCGCGGCCTGGGCCACCTGGTCGTACAGGTTCCACTCCCGCAGGGCCGAGATGAAGATATCGTCGGCGCGGCGCAGGATATCTAGCCGCTCGGGCGTCACCTCGCCCAGGATGCGGATGGCCAGGCCGGGCCCCGGGAAGGGGTGGCGCAGCCGTATGGGCTCTGGCAGGCCCAGAAGCAAGGCCAGCTCCCGCACCTCGTCCTTGAAGAGGTAGCGGAAGGGCTCGAGCAGCTCGAACTCTAGGTCGGGAGGCAGCCCCCCCACGTTGTGGTGGCTTTTGATGTTGGCGCTGCCCTCGCCGCTGCCCGCCGACTCGATGACGTCGGGGTACAAAGTGCCCTGGGCCAGCCAGCGGTAGCCCTGGCCGGAAAGAGCCCGGGCCTCCCGCTCGAAGACCCGGATGAACTCCCGCCCCACCACCCGGCGCTTTTCCTCGGGGTCGGTGACCCCCTTGAGGGCTGAGAGGAACTGGGCCTGGGCCTCCACCACGCGCAAGGCCGGGCCCAAAGGCCGTAGGGCCTGCTCCACCTCCTGCCGCTCTCCAAGGCGCAGGAGGCCGTGGTCCACGAAGACCGCAGTCATCTGGTGGCCAAGGGCACGGTGGAGCAACAGCGCCAGGGTGGAGGAGTCTACCCCCCCCGAGACCGCCAGCAAAACCCGCTCCGTGCCCACCCGGGCCCGCACCTCAGAGATGAGGCCCTCCAGGGTGTGCTCGGGGGTCCAGTCTCGCCTCACGCCGGCCAGCTCCAAAAAGTTCTCCAGCACCTGCATGCCCTTGGGGCTGTGCACCACCTCGGGGTGAAACTGGACGCCAAAGGTGCGCCCGTCGGGGGCGGCGATGGCCGCTATGGGGTTCTCCTCGGTGCTGGCCACCACCTGCCAGCCCGGAGGCAGCTCGGTCACCGCATCGGAGTGGGACATCCACATCTGCACCTCGCCCGAGAGCCCCGCGAAGAGGGGCCCCTCATGCCGGGTGAGCAGGGCCTTGCCGTACTCCCGCCGCCCCGCCCGCTCCACCCGGCCGCCAAAGTGCTGGGCCAGGTACTGCATGCCGTAGCAGATGCCCAGCACCGGCCACCCCTGCTCCAGCACCCCCGGGGCGGGCCTGGGGCTTCGGGGGTCGAAGACCGAGGCCGGCCCACCGGAGAGGATGATGGCCTCGGGGTTTTCGGCCTGGATACGCTCCAGGCTGGCGGTGCCCGGCAGGATGACCGAGTAGGCCCGCAGCTCCCGGATGCGGCGGGCGATAAGGCGGGTGTACTGCGAGCCAAAGTCGAGGATGACCACGCTCATGCCGGTAGCATACGGTGGGCGCTGCGGTTCTCCAAGGCCGCCTAGCGCAGGGCAATGGTCACACCGCCCGGGTGGGGCACCTCGATCAGGGACTCCACCGGTGGGCGTCCAGCCACCAGGACGCGAATCCGGTAAACCCCTGGCTTGTCGAAGACCACGGCGCCAGGCACCTCGGCCAGCTCGCTGCCCAGCGGCATCCTGGAGCCCTCGGGGGCCTCCAGCACCACGATGCGGGCCCGAGCGCCGGGGGGCTCGAGGCGAAACTCCACCGGGTACTGGGTGGGCTGGGCGGACGGCGCAGTCTGCCCTCGCCACCAAAGCCCCAGGCCCAGAAGCAGGGGCAGAGGAAGCAGCCAAAGCCAGCGCCGGCGGGCGGGGCGGGGTGGGGGGGGCTCGAGCCGCTCTTCCTCTTCCACGCGGATCCGCTTGGGCGGAGGAACATCCGGCAACCTCTCCAGGGGTTCGGCGACCTCTACCACCGGCAAAGCCGCCGAGACAGGAGGCAGTTCGGCCGTTGCCGCCTCGAGCGCCGCCCGCAAAGCCCCCGCCTCGAGCTGCCCTGTGGCATACCCTTCCAGCGCCTCCCGCCAAGGTAGGGCGGGGTAAAGCTCCCCTGCCATCGCTCGCACCGTCTGCAAAAACCCGCCGTAGTCCCAGCGCCGCCCGGGGTGGGGCACCCCCACCCCCGCCAACCATACCCGGCTGCCCCGGGTAAAAAGCAGCTCGGGGCAGATGTATCCTATCGGGATATCCTGGGCTCGAGCCCCCTCCAACACCTCGAGCAACTGCCGCACCCACCGCACCAGCCGCGCCGGTTCCACCTGGCCTGAAAGCCAGACTGCCTGCACGGCCCCCGCTGGCACCTCCGCCACCCAGGTAGCCTCCAGGGCATCCACCCAGGGCAGGGCATGGGCCAGCGGCAGCTTCGGTGGGGTACCGTCAAGCGGGCGGAAGGCCAGCACCTCTAGGCCCGTGCGCGTATCCTGGCCCTCCCAGACCTCTACCCCGCTTTCTTCCAGCAACCCCAAGCGGCCCCGCAACCAGTAGTGGCCCAGGGTTTCCATAGGGCGCAGTATAAGGCGCGCACTTAAGCCTTTTTTGAGGCCGCCGCCCCAAGCCCCTCCTCCAGGGCCAGGGCCTGCTCCAAGGCAGCCTCCAAAGCCCCGGACGGAAGCTCGGGCAGCAGCTCCAGGACCAACCCCCCCAAATCGTGCAGCAGGGCCTTCACCTCGGGGCCGGTCCAGCGCAGATAGGCCTCAAAAGCCCAGTCGGGCATGCCTTCTGGGACCAAACTATTCCAGGGCTGGAAGAAGACCTGCTTCCGCGCCCAAAGGGCTACCACCCCGCTGGCATACGCGTCTTCCTGGAGGCTCAGGTGGCGCCTCAGGGAGGGAAAAAGGGGCTCCCGAGGCAGCTCGAGCCCCGCCAGCCAGTCCAGCTCCTCCACCATAAAAGCCAGCAGGTTCACCCACACCAACCGGTGGGGCTGGGGTCCAAGGAGCAGCAGGCGACCCCCCAGGGCCAGGTCCGCCTCGAGCAGGTGTCTCTTTTGCCCCAACCAGCGCAGAAAGACCCGCCGGGGAACCCGCCCCTGCTGCAACCGGCGCAGGAAGGCCGGCTCGGCCGGGCGTCCAACCCGCAGCTCCAGCACACCCCCATCCTGCCGCCAAACCCGAAGGGCGGGTGTGCCGGGTGCTAAGATTGGAACAGGCTGAAAAGCCCCCCAAGGGCCAAGGCCAGCGCCACCCCCCAGAAGATCCAGGCGGTGCGCTTTTGGGCTGCCCCCTGGGCGGCCAGCAACCAGACCAGGAGCCCCACAAGGGCTGCTCCCAGGGCCAGGGCAAACAGGAGCGGCGACAGGTTGGCCAAAACAGCGCCGAACATCTACACCCCCAGCATAGCTCGAGCCTCAGCGGCCACCCGCTCCGGGGTAAAGCCCAGCCGCGAATACACATCGGCATAGGGGGCGCTGGCCCCGAAGCGGTCTAGGGCCAGCACACGCTGGGCATAACGCTCCCAGCCCAGGCTGGCCCCGGCCTCCACCGCCAGGGTGGGCAGCCCCTGGGGCAAAACGGCCTCGCGGTAGGTCTTGGGTTGGGCCTCGAAGGCCTCCCAACAGGGCAGGGAGACCACCCGTACCGCTATACCCTGGGCCAGCAAAAGCCGGCTGGCCTCGAGGACCAAAGCCACCTCAGAGCCGGTGGCCACGAGGGTCGCCTGGGCCCCTGGGGCCTCGAGCAAGACGTACCCGCCCCGCTCCACCCCCTCGGGCCGCACCCCCTCCAGCACCGGCACCGCCTGGCGGGTCAGAATGAGGGCGGTGGGCCCCTCGGTGCGCTCCAGGGCCATCTTCCAGGCCGCTGCGGTCTCGTTGGCATCCGCAGGGCGAATTACCCACAGGTTGGGCATGGCCCGCAGGCTCATCAGGTGCTCCACCGGCTGGTGGGTGGGGCCGTCCTCCCCCACTGCGATGGAGTCATGGGTGAAGACGAAAATCGTGGGCACCCCCATCAGGGCCGCCAGCCGGATGGCCGGGCGCATGTAATCCGAGAAGACCAGGAAGGTCCCCCCATACGGCCGCAGGGCGCGGCTCAGGGCTATGCCGTTCATAATGGCCCCCATGGCATGCTCGCGCACCCCATAGCGAACGTAGCGGCCCGAAGGGTTGTCGCGGGTAAAATCGGCCATCTCGGGGGTGCGGGTGTTGTTGGAAGGGGTCAGGTCGGCCGAGCCGCCCAAAAGCTCAGGCAGCAGCGGCACCAGTCTTTCCAGCACCTTCCCAGAAGCCGCACGGGTGGCAAGCCTCTCCCCCGGGTTGAAGGCCGGCAGGCTAGCCGCCCAGCCCTGGGGTAGCTTTTGCGCAAGCCTGCGCTGAAATTCGGCTGCCTTCTGGGGGTGGGCAGCGGCAAAGGCCTCGAAGCAAGCCTGCCATTCGGCCTGTGCCTGCTTTCC is from Meiothermus sp. QL-1 and encodes:
- the rimP gene encoding ribosome maturation factor RimP: MAQKALAPLGYDVLEAGLRTAGRSKVFLVRIERRDEAPVSVGDLERASQALSSLLDQHDPIQGRYLLQVESPGPERPLLTARHFERFMGLRVRVRTPEGPFTARIKGVAGDEVELELENREIRKLRLNSFKANLAEWPERPR
- the nusA gene encoding transcription termination factor NusA → MKKEFIDALAQVAHERGVTAEELIANFEEALRLAYLRQKGFRTKDVEEEGKGPLVEVHLDPQQGSLEVLEIKRVVEKVQDPDKEIDLATARQYDPEVAVGEEMEFPIDPKEFSLIALQIAKQVLTQRLKEAERTRVYNEYKDKEGEVLTGTVARVDNRGNVYVELGRGEALMPPKEQIPTERYHPGQRIKVYLKQVQRSSKGPSLVVSRAHEELLRYLLRQEVPEIAEGIVEVKAIAREPGSRSKVAVMSHNPNVDPIGACIGHKGQRIQSVSAELGRERVDIIQWSSSPKEFIRNALSPATVGEITLETGEDGKARARVVVAKDQHSLAIGKAGQNVRLASRLTGYEIDFEEAEEITDLDAAFLKAAEKEEALRVSQDAKNRFESLFKDSE
- a CDS encoding YlxR family protein gives rise to the protein MPASKHIPFRQCVACRARRPKRELLRIVLTQAGPVIDPTGRRPGRGAYVCPDRPECWAEKKLRRLAGARAAELSLALQALLKDLANPDHSKGGAHGQDPNLSARQRAGDEQRGAT
- the infB gene encoding translation initiation factor IF-2 — encoded protein: MAKIRIYQLAKELGMNNEELLKLLDEMGVTYKSHASTLEEDTAQAVKELIGEQRVAEAARRAEEARKAIPRRPPVVVIMGHVDHGKTSLLDYLRKSRIAEKEAGGITQHVGAFEVKTEGGTVVFIDTPGHEAFTTIRQRGAKVADIAVIVIAATEGVMPQTKEAIAHAKAAGAKIIYAANKMDLPGADLNRVYQDLMQLGIVPVAYGGDAEVLPISAKTGQGVPELLETILLMAELEDLRADPKAEAQGVILESRMDKQAGVLVSLLVQQGTLRVGDYVVAGEHWGKIRAMSDADGKRRNEAGPGSAVQVLGFSELPTAGETFTWVPDQVAAKEITEERVEERQARRQAETSRVRNLADLMRRMREDEREINLILRADTQGSLEAIQNILAKESNEKVRINILLAAVGAPSESDVLLASTAEGAILSFNVNPSGSVRKMAEQKGVPLQSFRIIYELIDEIRRMVKGQQEPVFKEEVLGTAEVRAIFRLSRGTVAGCMVTSGKITRSADIRVLRKGKEIWRGKIESLKRLKDDVREVSQGFECGVMLEGFADFQEGDILEASQQVEVTAG
- the secD gene encoding protein translocase subunit SecD; its protein translation is MNRRWKAIFLIALFLAALVGLFRPWEPRNPQNALLPRDGLIRLGLDLQGGLRITLQAVGQSADAQTARSEIEVARTVIENRVNAIGVAEPLVQIQGSDRIIVELPGLRQDQQQRALDLIGQTARLEFRIVNPGASGLTVAQINEQLRNSGLTGSALAERRAELEKNLYKLEDLGPPLLTGTDLRTASATFDQFGRPQVSMEFTPEGAKKFEEVTRANVNRQLAVVLDGKVYTAPVIRTAIAGGQAVIEGLGSVQEASDIALVLRSGSLPVKLEVAETRAIGPTLGQDAISAGIRAGAIGAVLLFVLLFAYYGFWMGLVAALGLLYTAVLLLAAISLLQATLTLPGIAGLILTLGAAVDGNVLSFERIKEELKLGKKFRQAIPGGFSHSIVTILDVNMCHLLAAAALYQYSTGPVRGFAVMLALGVVTSVFSNLVFSRWLLETIAERREVRPPYWLWGTRIDFLKASRYVTAASLGLAVVAAGVVFVKGFNYGIDFTGGTAFTIRVPENVRAEQIRSFLDGVGIAEIRGAESVITSLSSVSGNEYSVRVRQVSETERIELEKKFQESLGATVLQSETVGPAIGAELRRNTIYAVLIGLALILIYVAFRFDWVFGVASVIAVGHDVAIVAGMYSLLGLEFSIPTVAVLLTIVGFSINDSVIISDRIRENLRLMRGKTYYEVVNTSINQTLSRTLMTSLSTMLPILALLFLGGPVLRDFSLAIFVGFIVGTYSSIYVVSALVVWYKTREARRAKPKAA
- the guaA gene encoding glutamine-hydrolyzing GMP synthase, whose amino-acid sequence is MSVVILDFGSQYTRLIARRIRELRAYSVILPGTASLERIQAENPEAIILSGGPASVFDPRSPRPAPGVLEQGWPVLGICYGMQYLAQHFGGRVERAGRREYGKALLTRHEGPLFAGLSGEVQMWMSHSDAVTELPPGWQVVASTEENPIAAIAAPDGRTFGVQFHPEVVHSPKGMQVLENFLELAGVRRDWTPEHTLEGLISEVRARVGTERVLLAVSGGVDSSTLALLLHRALGHQMTAVFVDHGLLRLGERQEVEQALRPLGPALRVVEAQAQFLSALKGVTDPEEKRRVVGREFIRVFEREARALSGQGYRWLAQGTLYPDVIESAGSGEGSANIKSHHNVGGLPPDLEFELLEPFRYLFKDEVRELALLLGLPEPIRLRHPFPGPGLAIRILGEVTPERLDILRRADDIFISALREWNLYDQVAQAAAILTPLQSVGVVGDERSYGYVLALRAVTTVDFMTADWARLPLEFLDQVARRITRQVPEIGRVVYDITSKPPATIEWE
- the tkt gene encoding transketolase, coding for MAQTPSALVSINAIRMLALDAVEQARSGHPGMPMGMAPTAYVLWTEFMRHNPLDPTWPARDRLVLSAGHGSMLLYALLHLSGYDLPLEELKRFRQWGSKTPGHPEYGHTPGVEVTTGPLGQGLATAVGIALAERKLVAEFGEIAAHHTYVIASDGDLMEGVSAEASSLAGHLGLGRLIVLYDDNQVTIDGSTSLAFTEDVRKRYEAYGWHVVGEVDGEDLEAIRAALRQALADSRPSLIMVRSIIGYGSPLAGQAKAHSDAMGPEKVAATRANLGWPHPPFVIPEEVYADFRRVAERGKQAQAEWQACFEAFAAAHPQKAAEFQRRLAQKLPQGWAASLPAFNPGERLATRAASGKVLERLVPLLPELLGGSADLTPSNNTRTPEMADFTRDNPSGRYVRYGVREHAMGAIMNGIALSRALRPYGGTFLVFSDYMRPAIRLAALMGVPTIFVFTHDSIAVGEDGPTHQPVEHLMSLRAMPNLWVIRPADANETAAAWKMALERTEGPTALILTRQAVPVLEGVRPEGVERGGYVLLEAPGAQATLVATGSEVALVLEASRLLLAQGIAVRVVSLPCWEAFEAQPKTYREAVLPQGLPTLAVEAGASLGWERYAQRVLALDRFGASAPYADVYSRLGFTPERVAAEARAMLGV